GAATGCAATACGTTCAGACACCGAACGGTTTCTTGATTCGCTCGATATACTTTCGTCTCTTAACTCAGAAACTGGAATACCTGATTTTATATTGCCAGAGAAACATCGCCCTATGGGAATACAGCATCTGTATCATCTTATTTATGCTCTTAAAAATTCATTGCGTATCTCTTTCTCTTATTTGATATTTGGAACGGAACAACCGTTTACTAAAGTATTGGAACCGTATGCCTTAAAAGAATGTCGGGGACGATGGTATCTTGTTGGGTGCAACACTGGAGGTAATGAACTAAAAACATACGGACTTGATAGAATATCTGATCTTGTTGTTTTAGATGAAGATTTTCATAAAAACAACTCAATAGATGTGACTGCTAAATTCAAAGATAGTTTTGGTATTTATTCGTCTAATGAATATCCGGTAGAAGATGTTGTTCTCTCTTTTGATG
This sequence is a window from Dysgonomonadaceae bacterium PH5-43. Protein-coding genes within it:
- a CDS encoding putative DNA-binding transcriptional regulator YafY (product_source=COG2378; cog=COG2378; pfam=PF13280); translated protein: MYISFSELTRYLEQELFFRGILNTGLSRRTIQRDFQTIRTDFGIDIEYCYYNKGYYIKENAIRSDTERFLDSLDILSSLNSETGIPDFILPEKHRPMGIQHLYHLIYALKNSLRISFSYLIFGTEQPFTKVLEPYALKECRGRWYLVGCNTGGNELKTYGLDRISDLVVLDEDFHKNNSIDVTAKFKDSFGIYSSNEYPVEDVVLSFDARDGNYLKSLPLHHSQTIITDNKDEFVIRLRLKITLDFVMELMSRSWSLKVIEPLSLREQIHSICKSALERNRS